A window of the Butyricimonas virosa genome harbors these coding sequences:
- a CDS encoding thioredoxin family protein codes for MKRILLLFVICLFVQSVSVAQEGVDFRNISLEEALEQAKAEDKLVFVDCYTPWCGPCHRMLTEVFPRKEAGDYFNSRFVCVKYDMTKDENVELNKKFRVAAYPTFIIIRPDGTVLHKQTGAGDLNYFIPCVEAGLNDSTNLWGLEQEYARGGMSNVRLMAYQAVLADAFDCDKATGIYRELWGRLSDKERLQKEFWRLYTDNYCTFDSPMCEFMLAHLDEIRANAGQEEVDRFLLTRYGGMLEKWIKGLEIRDSISFEDLCSQVERLNLPRLDEMRVLAGWVVNQEVQALTDWIAKKMPEGNSQAVRFYADAFQGISWGHDFNVPENYSSCGSRLAELTVNKMEEQGTNLSSSDLSEYFGALSCFQREMPIELCRRLVVLGDKVLPVLPDDERLPGMKRMFDDMRRVIEQGNK; via the coding sequence ATGAAAAGGATATTGTTATTGTTTGTAATTTGCTTATTTGTACAAAGTGTGTCTGTCGCTCAAGAGGGAGTGGATTTTCGGAATATTTCTCTCGAGGAGGCGTTGGAACAGGCGAAAGCTGAAGATAAATTGGTGTTTGTAGATTGTTATACTCCCTGGTGTGGCCCGTGCCATCGGATGCTGACAGAGGTGTTTCCCCGGAAAGAGGCGGGAGATTATTTTAATTCCCGTTTCGTTTGCGTGAAGTATGATATGACGAAAGATGAAAATGTGGAACTTAATAAGAAATTCCGGGTTGCTGCTTACCCGACGTTTATTATTATCCGTCCTGATGGAACGGTCCTGCATAAGCAGACGGGAGCCGGTGATTTGAATTATTTTATTCCTTGCGTGGAAGCGGGGTTGAATGACTCGACTAATCTTTGGGGGTTGGAACAGGAATATGCCCGGGGGGGAATGAGCAATGTCAGGTTGATGGCTTATCAAGCGGTGTTGGCGGATGCTTTCGATTGCGATAAGGCTACCGGGATTTACCGGGAATTGTGGGGACGCCTTTCGGATAAAGAGCGGCTTCAAAAAGAGTTTTGGCGTTTGTACACGGATAACTATTGCACGTTTGATTCCCCGATGTGTGAATTTATGCTTGCCCATCTTGATGAAATCCGAGCTAACGCGGGACAGGAAGAGGTGGACCGCTTTTTGTTGACGCGTTACGGTGGTATGCTGGAAAAATGGATAAAAGGGCTTGAGATCCGCGATAGCATTTCTTTTGAAGATTTGTGCAGTCAGGTGGAACGTTTGAATTTACCTCGATTAGATGAAATGCGAGTATTGGCCGGTTGGGTGGTGAACCAGGAAGTGCAGGCGTTGACGGATTGGATTGCTAAGAAGATGCCGGAGGGAAATTCACAAGCTGTACGTTTTTACGCTGATGCTTTTCAGGGTATTTCCTGGGGACATGATTTTAATGTGCCGGAAAATTACAGCTCGTGTGGAAGTCGGTTAGCGGAACTTACCGTGAATAAAATGGAGGAACAAGGTACGAATCTTAGTTCGTCGGATCTGTCAGAGTATTTCGGGGCATTAAGTTGTTTCCAGCGAGAAATGCCCATTGAGTTGTGTCGTCGTTTAGTCGTGTTGGGCGATAAAGTATTGCCGGTATTACCGGATGATGAGCGATTGCCGGGTATGAAACGGATGTTTGATGATATGCGTCGAGTAATTGAACAAGGAAATAAATAA
- a CDS encoding RagB/SusD family nutrient uptake outer membrane protein — MKKIINILSFALLLGGCSGFLEEYSQDLAKIQSYEDLDEILLGEGYLPYARITSQGVIENEYFQCVHYMSDELSKYIPIHEYDPAGLQEKMFGWHTWQQVVGLKFEGGQHVEENRDWKQAYISINACNSILTEIGKQVAESDREKLEIVRIKGESAFLRALYYFQLVNLYGKPYCADNLSSPGVPLKLSQIVEDKDYTCATVEEVYSQILKDLKLAEECLSQTAKKNFPYRADIAAVYLLKSRVFLYMQNWKDALAYAQKTLNVNGNLLDLKSFSGEEVLEESSPEIIFSMGGYVLAYSIQTFRGMSNNIWKNCPGYVISDDLVKAFDDEGKNDLRTRFYISKDTVGYKGDRLSIPYTEAWTFRKVLGWVTSPRNLSDNFLFRTAEAYLNGAEAAALAGEETEARSLLKTLRDHRLLVSRPITESGQALVDLIRLERQRELCLDGHRWFDLRRYTVREKYPYTKTIMHTYTKYKYDSRVFAYVPLETWSYELKENDPAYTLALPKEVLDFQPSLGSNSRPVRQGSVYTAPATPEVTPPNSSLESNPIYKEGFLFGGGKCFSLNGQGSPEAFYDQCPYEPYSNNYNLWCKGVKDGWEDALKYLGGYM; from the coding sequence ATGAAAAAAATAATTAATATACTTAGTTTCGCTTTGCTTTTGGGGGGGTGTTCCGGTTTCTTGGAAGAGTATTCCCAGGATTTGGCAAAAATACAAAGTTATGAAGATTTGGATGAAATCTTGTTGGGCGAGGGATATTTGCCTTATGCCCGTATAACAAGCCAGGGTGTAATTGAAAACGAATACTTTCAATGTGTCCATTATATGTCGGATGAACTATCCAAGTATATTCCTATTCACGAGTATGATCCCGCGGGTTTGCAGGAAAAAATGTTTGGTTGGCACACGTGGCAACAGGTGGTGGGATTGAAGTTTGAAGGAGGTCAACACGTGGAGGAAAATCGTGATTGGAAACAAGCCTATATATCCATCAATGCCTGCAATTCGATTTTGACAGAAATAGGCAAACAGGTAGCGGAATCCGATAGAGAAAAATTGGAAATCGTGCGTATTAAAGGTGAGTCCGCTTTTTTGCGTGCTTTGTATTATTTCCAATTGGTTAATCTTTACGGGAAACCTTATTGTGCGGACAATCTCTCTTCCCCGGGAGTGCCTCTTAAATTGTCCCAAATAGTAGAAGATAAAGATTATACTTGCGCTACCGTGGAGGAGGTGTATTCCCAGATTCTGAAAGATTTGAAACTTGCCGAAGAGTGTTTGAGTCAAACCGCAAAGAAAAATTTCCCGTATAGGGCGGACATTGCGGCGGTTTATCTCTTGAAGAGCAGGGTGTTCCTTTACATGCAGAATTGGAAAGACGCTTTGGCGTATGCGCAGAAGACATTGAATGTAAATGGTAACCTGTTAGATTTAAAATCGTTCTCTGGAGAAGAGGTGCTTGAGGAGTCCTCTCCGGAAATTATTTTTTCCATGGGAGGATATGTATTGGCGTATTCTATCCAAACGTTTCGGGGTATGTCGAATAATATTTGGAAAAATTGTCCCGGTTATGTGATTTCGGATGATTTGGTGAAAGCTTTTGATGACGAAGGAAAGAATGATCTGAGAACCCGTTTTTACATCAGTAAGGATACTGTAGGTTACAAAGGGGATAGGCTTTCTATTCCTTATACCGAGGCGTGGACTTTCCGTAAGGTGCTGGGCTGGGTTACTTCCCCCCGGAATCTTTCCGATAACTTTTTGTTCCGTACGGCAGAAGCTTATTTGAACGGGGCGGAAGCAGCTGCTCTTGCCGGGGAAGAAACAGAGGCACGTTCATTACTGAAAACGTTGAGAGACCATCGTCTTCTTGTTAGTCGACCTATCACGGAAAGTGGACAAGCGTTGGTCGATTTGATTCGTCTGGAGCGTCAACGGGAACTTTGCCTGGACGGACACCGTTGGTTTGATTTGCGGCGTTATACCGTGCGGGAAAAATATCCTTATACCAAGACTATCATGCATACTTACACGAAATATAAATATGATAGTAGAGTTTTTGCTTATGTGCCACTGGAAACGTGGAGTTACGAGTTGAAAGAAAATGATCCGGCTTATACATTGGCTTTACCGAAGGAGGTATTGGATTTCCAACCCAGCTTGGGAAGTAATAGTCGTCCTGTACGGCAGGGAAGTGTTTATACGGCTCCTGCTACACCTGAAGTTACTCCTCCAAACAGTTCCCTGGAGAGCAACCCGATTTATAAAGAAGGATTCCTTTTCGGTGGGGGAAAATGTTTCAGTTTGAATGGTCAGGGTAGTCCTGAAGCATTTTATGATCAATGTCCTTACGAACCGTATTCGAATAATTATAACTTGTGGTGCAAAGGAGTGAAAGACGGTTGGGAAGATGCTTTGAAATATTTAGGTGGTTATATGTAA
- a CDS encoding TlpA disulfide reductase family protein: MRKIYFLILLGVVACTQQPADYFVLRGTVPGAMDSTMVSLKKLDGRSKLITGYIIGEKFELSGKLDVPTRCELVLDNYDYLERSGGEWESGRRVNIDFFVENGKLTFTTPHLDSLPESFWKYDIRKEKNYKVEGSKAQDVYCRYQQQTIPVRYNIFKIREKEKLTLDDNRQLNDLLTEYREIGKKFIRDNSNIAVNLYIVEGLKKSAFTYDQAYLDELGQLFAATQDTCAGLKNFRQYLHDATRFVKETPLQDGEISDVEGNGVSLLAQLNSNGYTLIDFWASWCGPCRASFPHLREMYRSYGNKVKFVSISIDQKKEDWLKAMEEEKLHWSQFWGSPEFSKKLPGLYDLRGIPTFFFIDPAGKIVFSGHSSLDLEEQLSKLDF, encoded by the coding sequence ATGAGAAAAATTTACTTTTTAATATTATTGGGTGTTGTTGCCTGTACGCAACAACCTGCCGACTATTTTGTCTTGCGAGGCACGGTGCCAGGGGCAATGGACAGTACCATGGTATCGTTGAAAAAGCTGGATGGTCGTAGCAAACTGATCACGGGTTATATTATTGGCGAGAAATTTGAATTGAGCGGGAAGTTGGACGTACCCACGCGTTGCGAGTTAGTTTTGGATAACTATGATTATTTGGAACGTTCTGGAGGAGAATGGGAGTCGGGACGTCGGGTTAATATTGATTTCTTTGTTGAAAACGGGAAACTCACTTTTACCACGCCTCATCTTGACAGTTTGCCGGAATCTTTCTGGAAATACGATATACGTAAAGAGAAAAATTACAAAGTAGAAGGGTCGAAAGCCCAAGATGTTTATTGCCGTTACCAGCAACAGACGATACCGGTGCGTTATAATATATTCAAAATTAGGGAAAAGGAAAAGCTCACCTTGGATGATAACCGTCAGTTGAATGATTTGCTGACAGAATACCGGGAAATCGGCAAAAAGTTTATTCGCGATAATTCTAATATTGCCGTTAATCTTTATATTGTGGAGGGATTGAAAAAATCCGCATTCACGTATGATCAGGCTTATCTTGACGAGTTGGGACAACTTTTTGCAGCCACTCAAGATACTTGTGCTGGCTTAAAAAATTTCCGCCAGTATTTGCATGATGCGACTCGCTTCGTGAAAGAAACTCCCTTGCAAGATGGTGAAATTAGTGACGTGGAAGGCAACGGAGTGTCGTTGCTTGCTCAATTGAACTCAAACGGGTACACGCTTATCGATTTTTGGGCATCGTGGTGTGGTCCTTGCAGGGCCAGTTTCCCGCATTTGCGAGAAATGTATAGGAGTTACGGTAATAAGGTTAAATTCGTGAGTATTTCTATCGACCAGAAAAAAGAAGATTGGTTGAAAGCCATGGAAGAAGAAAAATTGCATTGGTCGCAATTTTGGGGTTCGCCTGAATTCAGTAAAAAACTTCCTGGGTTGTATGATTTGCGTGGGATTCCAACGTTCTTTTTTATTGATCCAGCCGGAAAGATTGTTTTCTCTGGTCATAGTAGCTTAGATTTAGAGGAACAATTGTCAAAGTTGGATTTTTAG
- a CDS encoding FecR family protein produces MNDFSTDRWERLTELWRNKDTDSDKDAHPLNTEDKRQFELLFKIRQAMQGVQCRQYDIERGWRKVKPRGVFRRIESIKRFVAVIVIGVGVAAGVWMWQERALDKKDLVLTSFVPGVAHAELILANGERLQVNAREEVYASKTEGVVITNDTAKTRVRYQVTERAVVKRPGMNTFVVPKGGEYTLELSDGTLVWMNAESSLRFPEEFTRDKREVYLDGEAYFQVAKDSLKPFLVHVDKYCIRVLGTSFNVSAYSGDKTWYTTLVEGAIAVGGIGNEIRMSPCEQLCIDTDSGQCELREVNPELYTSWVGGKFYFKAYTFEELVRRLQRWYDFDVLYRDEGIRQRRFSGVINKYRPLGEMLEFLEMTSDVCFELNGKTIIVSKKK; encoded by the coding sequence ATGAACGATTTTTCAACAGATAGGTGGGAACGATTGACCGAATTGTGGCGCAACAAGGATACGGATTCGGATAAAGACGCTCATCCGCTGAACACGGAAGATAAACGGCAATTCGAGCTGTTGTTTAAAATTCGACAAGCGATGCAGGGTGTACAGTGCCGGCAGTATGACATAGAGAGAGGGTGGAGGAAAGTTAAGCCTCGCGGAGTATTTCGAAGAATTGAATCTATCAAGAGGTTTGTTGCGGTTATCGTGATCGGGGTGGGAGTTGCTGCTGGGGTGTGGATGTGGCAGGAGCGTGCACTGGATAAAAAAGATCTTGTGTTAACGTCGTTTGTTCCCGGGGTGGCACATGCCGAGTTGATATTGGCTAACGGGGAGCGGTTACAAGTTAACGCTCGTGAAGAGGTGTATGCCTCGAAGACGGAAGGTGTCGTTATCACGAATGACACGGCAAAAACCCGCGTACGTTATCAGGTGACAGAGCGAGCCGTGGTGAAGAGGCCCGGGATGAATACTTTTGTCGTTCCTAAAGGGGGCGAGTATACGCTGGAGTTGTCGGATGGAACTTTGGTATGGATGAATGCAGAGTCCTCGTTGCGTTTCCCCGAAGAGTTTACCCGGGATAAACGGGAGGTATACTTGGATGGAGAAGCCTATTTCCAGGTGGCAAAGGATTCGCTGAAGCCTTTCCTCGTGCATGTGGATAAATATTGTATCCGGGTATTGGGCACGAGTTTCAATGTCAGTGCCTATTCCGGTGATAAGACATGGTACACGACTCTCGTGGAGGGTGCGATAGCAGTGGGGGGAATCGGGAATGAGATCCGGATGTCGCCATGTGAACAACTTTGTATCGACACGGATAGCGGACAATGCGAGTTGAGGGAGGTGAACCCGGAATTGTACACGTCTTGGGTGGGGGGAAAGTTTTATTTCAAAGCCTATACCTTTGAGGAGCTGGTGAGAAGATTGCAACGTTGGTATGATTTTGATGTGTTGTATCGTGATGAAGGGATTCGGCAACGGCGTTTTTCCGGTGTGATTAACAAATACAGACCTTTGGGGGAGATGCTGGAGTTTTTGGAGATGACTTCCGACGTGTGTTTTGAGTTGAATGGTAAAACGATAATAGTGAGCAAAAAAAAGTAA
- a CDS encoding thioredoxin-like domain-containing protein translates to MKNRFFFFVAALFLCSACASRNQGFVVRGSFPGLQDSMVVMLRCMENESCSVVTQGVVRDGAFELRGVVRTPMYCELLFSNQDIVSRPEDVKVGNIFLFLDNSELTLKVPHLDSMSFTSLFMAETAEVKDYLKGSPLQQEFYEYRKALLPLNLVAQKASDSLTMMSLRENCYTPEEYNRLFDEQYPQKQAAEAAIDAAKMEFVRAHPRSLLTLYIAETLLKTPFTRAPEEVEELTRVVGQIEDTVRRPYILKIADITRTLCKGAVYKDVELINTTGEKVKLSQFVHPDRYTLVDFWASWCGPCRWAIPKVEQLYKRYGDDRLAVVSVSLDKKREDWEKALKQENMPWTQLGVDGNDMLVTVSRAYHITRIPRLLLIAPDGRVVFSGHDVNALRLTVEKLL, encoded by the coding sequence ATGAAGAATAGATTTTTCTTTTTTGTCGCGGCGCTGTTTTTATGCAGCGCTTGCGCTTCCCGTAACCAAGGATTTGTCGTGCGAGGAAGTTTTCCGGGTTTGCAGGATAGTATGGTGGTGATGCTTCGTTGTATGGAGAATGAGAGTTGTAGTGTTGTTACGCAAGGAGTTGTGCGGGATGGTGCGTTTGAGTTGAGGGGTGTGGTGCGAACCCCGATGTATTGTGAATTGTTATTTAGTAATCAGGATATTGTTTCTCGTCCTGAAGACGTGAAGGTGGGCAATATTTTTTTGTTCCTTGATAATTCCGAGTTGACCTTGAAAGTACCTCATCTCGATAGTATGTCGTTTACGTCTCTGTTTATGGCGGAAACCGCAGAGGTGAAAGATTACTTGAAAGGGAGTCCGTTACAACAGGAGTTTTACGAGTATCGTAAAGCGTTGCTGCCCTTGAATTTAGTTGCGCAAAAGGCATCTGATTCATTGACCATGATGAGTTTGCGGGAGAATTGTTACACCCCGGAAGAGTACAATCGTTTGTTTGACGAGCAGTATCCTCAAAAGCAAGCTGCCGAAGCTGCAATAGATGCAGCTAAAATGGAATTTGTGCGTGCTCATCCGCGTTCATTGCTCACGCTTTATATTGCGGAAACTTTGTTGAAGACCCCTTTCACGCGTGCCCCGGAAGAGGTGGAAGAGTTGACTCGTGTTGTCGGGCAGATCGAGGATACGGTGCGTCGTCCTTATATCTTGAAAATAGCGGATATAACCCGGACTTTGTGCAAGGGGGCTGTTTATAAAGATGTCGAATTGATAAACACGACGGGGGAAAAGGTGAAGTTGTCGCAATTCGTGCATCCTGATCGTTATACACTGGTTGATTTCTGGGCATCGTGGTGTGGTCCTTGCCGTTGGGCAATTCCTAAGGTGGAACAGCTTTACAAACGCTACGGGGATGATCGATTGGCGGTTGTCAGTGTGTCGCTTGACAAAAAGAGGGAGGATTGGGAAAAAGCCCTTAAACAGGAAAATATGCCTTGGACTCAATTGGGCGTGGATGGTAATGACATGCTGGTTACTGTAAGTAGGGCTTATCATATTACCAGGATCCCTCGTTTGTTGCTTATCGCTCCAGACGGGCGGGTCGTGTTCAGCGGGCATGATGTAAATGCTTTGCGATTGACCGTTGAGAAGTTATTATAA
- a CDS encoding SusC/RagA family TonB-linked outer membrane protein — MKLIGFFVCVCVLHVQASSFAQVGKVTFQQKELSVEQVFDVITTQLKYDIFYSDDHLDVKRMVQFPALTMGVEDVLKRILGDKYCWRNVGQIIVIYESKELPQVKGIRLKGVVYDEHKNPLPGVTVRVAGTTIGTATDGAGKFSLELVEKKGVLDFSFIGFRDERVAFNQSNDSIRVIMHEEAAQIEEVVITGYQNIDRRKNTSAVTTVKMKDLYIQGASSIDQMLQGRIPDMMFSLNSGEVGVVPKLRIRGTSTLIGNREPLWVLDGIVMQDPVDISPEELNDPDYINRIGNAIAGINPQDIERIDVLKDAAATALYGTRAANGVIVVTTKKGHVGKPVISYNTTVTMRQRPRYSDRSVNVMNSKERIQFSRDLTALHYEYPKNMTIIGYEYWLQKLYSKEISQAEFDMQIAKLETTNTDWFDLLTEDSFSHNHTLSLSGGSETARYYASLGYTRDNDVIKGDHNERYTANLNLNTNLASWLTASFGLTGNVSGRAYYQEELAPMQYAYRTSRAIPAFDDNGEYFYYKKKADDVLLNTFFNYNILNELDNSSYDQEGSSVSANVNLQFRFTDWLNANAIVAYTASHTTIEGWWGEKSYHAACLRKTENGVQAEKGDGTGCTLPYGGELSRSESNNRNYTVRLQLNASKYFGEEQQHNISGSAGFEANASRVKSFTSVMRGYFKDRGMSFVKDVDLSVYPAYVEWLSENTPTLRDTKGNTLSAYLSVSYSYFNYFTVNANARVDGSNKFGDQSNDKLLPIWSASANWNLAEHSWMQYDWLDFLSLKASFGYQGNMPTDQSPIMIIKKGALNDHFSEYISTIERYPNPDLKWEKTTSYNLGLDFSLFKSKLQVEASYYWKHTENAFMNKTIASMNGVRNSTYIVNGGDLDNHGYSVSLTVSPINNEDFRWSLSTSFSRTFNKLESNPAADQYEKEDFLDGRALVKGKAVGTFYSFKFLGLSPVDGGPIFDDGGDNKTVLQKLNKYDFYTRILQASGRRDPTMSGNLNTSVRWKNIHFSGVFAYSLGNKVRLFSMYNGADAVMDVRGIYPENNVSKDLLKRWQYPGDELRTDIPAIISLSNPAYGKYERHWSSNPKYKEMPPIASTSWDMYDYGNHRVVSGNYLKCSNLSLTYEFDEKILSRLRVSRLALTVSAMNLFTISAKELKGQTPTQSGFSTIQLSERPTYSVGLNVSF, encoded by the coding sequence ATGAAACTAATTGGCTTTTTCGTGTGTGTGTGTGTGTTGCACGTGCAGGCGAGTTCTTTTGCACAAGTAGGGAAGGTGACATTCCAGCAAAAGGAGTTGAGTGTGGAGCAAGTGTTTGATGTGATAACGACTCAGTTGAAGTATGATATTTTTTACAGTGACGATCATCTTGACGTGAAGCGGATGGTGCAATTCCCGGCATTGACAATGGGTGTGGAGGATGTGTTGAAACGCATTTTGGGAGACAAGTATTGTTGGCGAAATGTCGGTCAGATAATCGTGATTTACGAGAGTAAGGAACTTCCCCAGGTGAAAGGGATCCGCTTGAAGGGAGTCGTGTATGATGAGCATAAAAATCCATTACCGGGAGTTACGGTAAGGGTAGCCGGCACGACTATTGGCACTGCCACGGATGGTGCAGGTAAGTTCTCTCTCGAGTTAGTCGAGAAAAAGGGGGTGCTTGATTTTTCTTTTATCGGATTCCGTGACGAGCGTGTGGCTTTCAACCAGTCGAATGACAGTATTCGGGTGATCATGCACGAGGAAGCGGCTCAGATAGAAGAGGTGGTGATTACCGGTTATCAAAATATCGATAGACGCAAGAACACGAGTGCCGTCACCACCGTGAAGATGAAAGATTTGTATATCCAGGGGGCTTCTTCCATCGACCAGATGTTGCAAGGTCGTATCCCGGATATGATGTTCTCGTTAAATTCAGGGGAAGTCGGCGTGGTGCCTAAATTGCGAATCAGGGGGACTTCCACGCTTATCGGTAACCGCGAACCGTTGTGGGTGCTTGACGGTATTGTCATGCAGGACCCGGTGGATATTTCTCCCGAGGAATTGAATGATCCGGATTATATCAACCGTATCGGAAACGCTATTGCCGGTATCAATCCGCAAGATATCGAACGTATAGACGTCTTGAAAGATGCAGCGGCGACCGCTCTTTACGGAACCCGTGCCGCTAACGGGGTTATCGTGGTGACGACTAAAAAGGGACATGTCGGCAAGCCGGTTATCAGTTATAATACCACGGTCACTATGCGTCAGCGTCCGCGTTATTCCGACCGTTCCGTCAATGTGATGAATTCCAAAGAACGTATTCAGTTCTCCCGGGATTTGACGGCTTTGCATTACGAGTATCCCAAAAATATGACGATCATCGGTTACGAGTATTGGTTGCAGAAGCTGTATTCCAAAGAGATTTCTCAAGCGGAGTTCGACATGCAAATTGCGAAATTGGAAACGACCAATACGGATTGGTTCGACTTGTTGACAGAAGACAGTTTTTCGCACAACCATACCTTGAGCCTTTCCGGAGGGTCGGAAACAGCCCGTTATTACGCGTCTTTGGGGTATACCCGGGATAATGACGTGATCAAGGGTGACCACAACGAGCGTTACACGGCGAATCTGAATCTTAATACCAATTTGGCTTCTTGGTTGACGGCATCCTTCGGGTTGACCGGAAACGTGAGCGGCCGGGCTTATTATCAAGAGGAGTTGGCTCCGATGCAGTACGCTTACAGGACTAGCCGGGCGATTCCCGCTTTTGATGATAATGGAGAATATTTTTATTATAAAAAGAAGGCTGACGATGTGTTGCTCAATACCTTTTTCAATTATAATATCTTAAATGAATTGGACAATAGTTCTTACGACCAAGAGGGGTCGAGCGTATCTGCCAATGTTAATTTGCAATTCCGGTTTACGGATTGGTTGAATGCCAATGCCATCGTGGCTTACACGGCTTCCCACACGACTATAGAAGGGTGGTGGGGTGAAAAAAGCTATCATGCCGCTTGTTTACGAAAAACGGAAAACGGTGTTCAGGCAGAGAAAGGAGATGGAACCGGGTGTACCCTTCCGTATGGAGGTGAATTGAGTCGCTCGGAATCGAATAACCGAAATTATACGGTTCGTTTGCAATTGAACGCCAGCAAGTATTTCGGTGAGGAACAGCAGCACAATATTTCCGGGAGTGCCGGTTTTGAAGCGAACGCTTCTCGTGTAAAATCGTTCACTAGCGTGATGCGCGGTTATTTCAAAGATCGTGGTATGAGTTTCGTGAAAGATGTCGATTTATCAGTTTATCCTGCTTACGTGGAATGGCTGTCGGAAAATACGCCCACGTTGAGAGATACGAAGGGAAACACGCTTTCGGCATATCTATCCGTGTCATATAGCTACTTTAATTATTTTACGGTTAACGCGAATGCCCGAGTCGATGGTTCGAATAAGTTCGGAGACCAGAGTAACGACAAACTTTTGCCTATCTGGTCGGCTTCTGCCAATTGGAATCTTGCCGAACATTCGTGGATGCAATACGACTGGCTTGATTTCCTTTCTTTGAAAGCTTCTTTCGGCTACCAGGGTAATATGCCGACAGACCAGTCCCCGATAATGATTATCAAGAAAGGCGCATTGAATGACCATTTTTCCGAATACATTTCCACGATAGAACGTTATCCAAATCCAGATTTGAAGTGGGAGAAGACTACGTCGTATAACTTGGGGTTGGATTTTTCACTGTTCAAGTCGAAATTGCAGGTGGAGGCATCCTATTACTGGAAACACACGGAAAATGCCTTCATGAATAAGACGATTGCTTCCATGAATGGAGTTCGTAATAGCACTTATATTGTAAATGGAGGGGATTTGGATAATCATGGATATAGCGTGTCATTGACAGTTTCGCCGATTAACAATGAAGATTTCCGCTGGTCGTTGTCAACTTCGTTCTCTAGGACGTTCAATAAGTTGGAAAGTAATCCTGCCGCCGACCAGTATGAAAAGGAAGATTTCTTGGATGGAAGGGCTCTTGTGAAAGGGAAAGCCGTCGGTACGTTCTATTCTTTCAAGTTCTTGGGTTTGAGCCCGGTGGACGGCGGTCCTATATTTGATGACGGAGGGGATAATAAAACTGTTTTACAGAAATTGAATAAATATGATTTTTACACCCGTATCCTACAGGCTTCAGGGAGACGCGATCCTACCATGTCCGGGAACTTGAATACTAGTGTCCGTTGGAAGAATATCCATTTTAGTGGCGTATTTGCTTATAGTTTAGGTAACAAAGTCCGTTTGTTCAGCATGTATAACGGGGCCGATGCGGTTATGGATGTACGGGGAATATACCCCGAGAATAATGTCAGCAAAGATTTGTTGAAGCGTTGGCAATATCCCGGGGATGAACTTCGTACTGATATTCCTGCAATTATTTCTCTTTCCAATCCAGCTTACGGGAAATATGAACGCCATTGGAGCAGTAATCCTAAATACAAGGAGATGCCGCCTATTGCCTCGACGTCTTGGGATATGTATGATTATGGAAATCATCGGGTAGTGAGCGGAAATTACTTGAAGTGTTCCAATTTGAGTTTGACGTATGAGTTTGACGAAAAAATCCTGAGTCGTTTGCGCGTATCTCGTTTGGCTTTAACGGTTTCAGCCATGAATCTATTCACGATTTCAGCTAAAGAACTAAAAGGTCAGACTCCCACGCAGAGTGGTTTCTCTACCATTCAGTTGAGCGAACGGCCGACTTATTCTGTAGGTTTGAATGTTTCATTTTAA
- a CDS encoding fibrobacter succinogenes major paralogous domain-containing protein — protein MRKYLIAVCIMCCCAALVACSDDDKLPNVQPDAQGTFTDERDGNAYGWIRIGDLEWMTSNLRYGTPYYERTFGGIFLDSEGNPQSVATLGLDYLPLDLAGDFEKYGNLYSWEEIEEIVPEGWRVASDEDWKNLEKALGMSLKEADKEGWRGGNVATLMMQKEEGTGFALQLSGCAWQNGAYDKDIHLNSVNEYGYFWTSTEDKDNELAVSTVWFRKIFATQSTVYRGTSPLDILMRVRCCRDAQK, from the coding sequence ATGAGAAAATATTTGATAGCTGTATGTATTATGTGCTGTTGCGCTGCTCTTGTCGCGTGCAGTGATGACGATAAGTTGCCGAACGTTCAACCGGATGCCCAAGGGACATTTACGGATGAGCGTGACGGGAATGCTTACGGGTGGATTCGAATTGGTGATTTGGAATGGATGACTTCCAACTTGAGATATGGTACACCTTATTACGAGAGAACTTTCGGGGGAATCTTTTTGGATTCAGAGGGAAATCCGCAAAGTGTAGCAACTTTGGGACTTGACTATCTGCCGTTAGATCTAGCCGGGGATTTCGAGAAATACGGCAATTTGTACAGTTGGGAGGAAATCGAAGAAATCGTCCCGGAAGGTTGGCGTGTCGCCTCGGATGAAGATTGGAAAAACTTGGAAAAGGCATTGGGCATGTCATTGAAAGAAGCGGATAAAGAGGGTTGGAGAGGAGGCAATGTCGCCACGCTCATGATGCAAAAAGAGGAAGGAACGGGATTCGCACTTCAATTGTCCGGTTGTGCTTGGCAGAATGGTGCTTATGATAAGGATATTCATCTGAATAGTGTTAATGAATATGGTTATTTTTGGACATCAACGGAAGATAAGGATAATGAACTGGCCGTATCTACGGTTTGGTTTCGTAAAATATTTGCGACGCAATCTACTGTCTATCGCGGGACTTCGCCTTTGGACATACTGATGCGGGTGCGTTGTTGCCGGGATGCTCAAAAGTAG